Proteins from one Arsenophonus apicola genomic window:
- a CDS encoding DMSO/selenate family reductase complex A subunit: MTKNKTTHLVQMNRREFLQTSATIASVAAIAGSITLPFSVQAKSTGIMHDETDEIIKYSACLVNCGSRCTLKVHVKDNIIQRISNETFYDDSKFGEHQIRPCLRGRSVRWKTYNPDRLKYPMLRVGKRGEGKFKKISWDEATTLIAQKLKETIEKYGNEAIYYQYGTGSTGANLHGRTACKRLLALIGGFLGDYGTYSYAQLTEITPFVYGSAEESLLSEIAHSDLVVMFGHNLAETRMSGGGQFYETLNALQKSQAKVIIIDPRNTDSVTTLGAEWIPIYPGTDAALVAALGYVMIHEGLTDEAFLAKYCIGWDKTTLPSSALPNAAYKDYILGNGADGIAKTPEWASQLTGISSQRIIQLAREIANAKAAWISQGWGLQRTANGEQACRSIMMLPLMSGHIGRPGTNTGLWGGSVTYPVASFSLPNPVKTTIPTFMWSEAIVRGTELTAKNAGIRGKDKLDIGIKFLWCYSSNVIGNQHADLNKTHQILTDESKCEFILVWDNHNTASAKYADLLLPDVTPVETDDLINNSYASGSYHYLVRLQQAIKPLWQNRPCYDVLAEIAEKLGVAAEFTAGRTYQQWIEYCYNKTRKTMPHLPPFEQTDDQGIIDRRLADSDKQIALKDFRQDPDKYPLKTPSGKIEIYSEQLNKIAQEWQLPDGDRIPAIPEYCANREGVENVARKKQYPLLMTGFHNKGHVHSSYYSVAMLREAIPHQFWINPIDAKMRGLKQGDIAEIYNDRGRIYIKTKITNRVLPGVIAVPQGAWRNVNKQGIDVGGCINTLTSLHPSPFAKGTPQHTNLVEVKCA; encoded by the coding sequence ATGACTAAAAATAAAACAACACATTTGGTGCAAATGAATCGGCGGGAATTTTTGCAAACTTCAGCGACGATTGCCAGTGTTGCAGCCATTGCTGGCAGCATAACACTTCCTTTCTCTGTTCAGGCCAAATCGACCGGTATTATGCATGATGAAACAGACGAAATAATTAAATATAGCGCTTGCTTGGTTAATTGTGGTAGCCGTTGTACACTCAAAGTACATGTGAAGGATAATATTATTCAACGTATTTCAAATGAAACCTTCTATGATGATAGCAAATTTGGCGAACATCAGATTAGGCCTTGTTTGCGTGGCCGCTCAGTTCGTTGGAAAACCTATAATCCAGATCGGTTAAAATATCCCATGCTACGGGTGGGTAAACGAGGTGAAGGTAAATTCAAAAAGATTAGTTGGGATGAAGCTACAACACTTATTGCGCAGAAGTTAAAGGAAACGATTGAGAAATATGGTAACGAAGCTATCTATTATCAATATGGTACCGGTTCAACTGGAGCAAATTTACATGGCCGTACCGCTTGCAAACGTTTGTTAGCACTTATTGGCGGCTTTCTGGGAGATTATGGTACCTATTCTTATGCTCAATTAACTGAAATTACCCCATTTGTTTATGGTAGTGCTGAAGAAAGTTTATTAAGTGAAATTGCGCATTCTGATTTAGTTGTCATGTTTGGCCATAATTTAGCAGAAACGCGCATGTCTGGAGGTGGTCAGTTTTATGAAACTTTAAATGCGCTGCAAAAAAGCCAAGCAAAAGTCATTATTATTGACCCACGTAATACCGATAGTGTTACCACATTAGGCGCTGAATGGATTCCTATTTATCCTGGCACTGACGCAGCATTAGTCGCAGCGTTGGGTTATGTCATGATTCATGAAGGACTAACAGATGAAGCTTTTCTTGCAAAATATTGTATAGGCTGGGATAAAACGACGTTACCGTCATCGGCGTTACCGAATGCGGCTTATAAAGATTATATTTTAGGTAATGGGGCAGATGGTATTGCTAAAACACCGGAATGGGCAAGTCAACTAACCGGTATTTCAAGTCAACGTATTATTCAGTTAGCGCGTGAAATTGCTAATGCAAAAGCGGCATGGATTTCACAAGGCTGGGGACTACAACGTACGGCGAATGGTGAGCAAGCCTGCCGTTCAATTATGATGCTACCATTGATGAGTGGTCATATCGGTCGTCCAGGTACTAATACCGGGCTTTGGGGTGGTAGCGTTACTTATCCTGTTGCTAGTTTTTCGCTACCCAATCCAGTAAAAACAACCATCCCGACATTTATGTGGAGTGAAGCTATAGTTCGAGGTACTGAATTAACGGCTAAAAACGCCGGTATCAGAGGTAAAGATAAATTAGATATTGGTATTAAATTTTTGTGGTGTTATTCCAGTAATGTAATTGGTAATCAGCATGCAGATTTAAATAAAACGCATCAAATTCTTACTGACGAATCCAAATGTGAGTTTATCTTGGTATGGGATAATCATAATACTGCTTCAGCCAAATATGCGGATTTGTTGCTGCCCGATGTTACCCCGGTGGAAACAGATGATTTAATCAATAACTCATATGCAAGTGGTAGCTATCATTACTTAGTGCGCTTACAACAGGCTATTAAACCACTATGGCAAAATCGGCCATGTTATGATGTGTTAGCCGAGATTGCTGAAAAATTAGGTGTTGCTGCTGAATTTACCGCAGGACGTACTTATCAACAGTGGATCGAATACTGTTATAATAAAACTCGTAAAACTATGCCACATTTACCACCTTTTGAGCAAACTGATGATCAAGGGATTATTGATCGGCGATTAGCCGATAGTGATAAACAAATTGCCCTTAAAGATTTTCGTCAAGATCCAGATAAATATCCACTAAAAACCCCGTCAGGAAAAATTGAGATCTACTCTGAGCAGTTAAATAAAATAGCGCAAGAATGGCAATTACCTGACGGTGATCGTATTCCCGCTATACCTGAATATTGCGCTAATCGTGAAGGTGTTGAAAATGTAGCCCGCAAAAAACAATATCCCTTACTGATGACCGGGTTTCATAACAAAGGTCATGTTCATTCAAGCTATTACAGTGTTGCAATGTTACGTGAAGCTATTCCTCATCAGTTTTGGATTAATCCAATTGATGCAAAGATGAGAGGTTTGAAACAGGGTGATATAGCCGAAATTTATAATGATCGCGGTCGCATATATATTAAAACTAAAATTACTAATCGGGTTTTACCAGGTGTAATTGCTGTTCCACAAGGTGCCTGGCGCAATGTTAATAAGCAAGGAATTGATGTGGGAGGGTGTATTAATACACTAACGTCACTACATCCTTCTCCCTTTGCTAAAGGTACCCCACAACATACCAATTTAGTTGAAGTTAAATGCGCATAA
- a CDS encoding glycosyltransferase translates to MDAIACYNSNISRKLILGRKIPLICWPHFSIVGSYKKEYLLKADYYYAISTGITRQLIALGVDESHIFTLFNPIKKHDFVIPRPKNKTSFLYLGRIFFDGQKQLAFLFTSLANISGDWQLDIVGSGEQNEINQLKQLAKKLNIEKKINWHGWQPDPWFYIHDNIKTVSALLLTSSIEKLGMVLLEAISYGIYAISSDCPTGPEDIIKNNINGKLFPVNDMPYFVNILQAIVNNKTLPSQMNIKNSILDFYENSYIERVNLSLKKILA, encoded by the coding sequence TTGGATGCAATTGCCTGTTATAACTCAAACATCAGTAGAAAACTTATCTTAGGTAGAAAAATACCGCTAATTTGCTGGCCACACTTTTCCATTGTTGGAAGCTATAAAAAAGAATATCTTTTAAAAGCAGATTACTATTACGCCATAAGCACGGGTATAACGAGACAATTAATTGCCCTCGGCGTCGATGAAAGTCATATTTTCACCTTATTTAATCCAATAAAAAAACACGATTTTGTCATCCCGCGCCCTAAAAATAAAACCTCCTTTCTTTATTTAGGTCGGATATTCTTTGATGGGCAAAAACAACTCGCGTTTCTTTTTACTAGCCTGGCAAATATTAGCGGTGATTGGCAATTGGATATTGTCGGTAGTGGCGAACAAAATGAAATCAATCAATTAAAACAGCTAGCGAAAAAACTAAATATTGAAAAAAAAATTAACTGGCATGGCTGGCAGCCAGATCCATGGTTTTATATACACGATAATATAAAAACAGTTTCCGCTCTACTCCTGACTTCCAGCATAGAAAAACTGGGTATGGTTCTTCTTGAAGCCATATCCTACGGTATTTATGCAATAAGTTCAGATTGTCCAACGGGACCGGAAGATATTATTAAAAATAATATTAATGGAAAATTATTTCCCGTTAATGATATGCCATATTTTGTTAATATATTACAAGCTATCGTTAATAATAAAACCTTACCCTCACAGATGAACATAAAAAACTCTATCTTAGATTTTTATGAAAATAGCTATATTGAAAGAGTGAATTTATCTCTTAAAAAAATTCTAGCGTAA